One Candidatus Kryptobacter tengchongensis DNA window includes the following coding sequences:
- a CDS encoding Zn-dependent amino-or carboxypeptidase, M28 family — MKEIVRFILIPILALNFSNGQTKFDSISAWNFNKILTSKEFQGRKSGTIGGERASEWIAEKFKEFGLKPFGDDGTYFQNFKILSTQDKVTKLTLLNGRKGKTRYSLGDDFTILTNSGSGKVKAKVVFVGYGISAPEKGRDDYASVDVKGKIALLLAGTPEDEEGKFEIEGSRGYKIKKAFEKGASAVFYVQGDKPVRGGAIPEEYYTPELPALWIGRKIVDDIFYNTGISFDALKSEVNFKEKSFEIDKIFEVETKVEKLNGQTRNVVGLIPGNDEILKNEYIVVGAHMDHNGIDAEGFIYPGADDNASGTCLVMELARSMMANNEKPKRSIIFVLFSAEEQGLLGSKYFASHLPVPEENIVAMFNFDMVGRGNGNINIAGTENFPEMWSIIKGFFPENKLKNLGKFRAGANSDHYPFQERGIPAFFFISAGQHPEYHRTDDTSDKIQPFVLGEVGNVAYDVILGLANYPHSLKKQNRFIDYIYSNAQTSLYIQIRADSTTKEWLYNLREKVKNDGVEAIILEINSKNLDDIIRVIYFVDSLATREYRYFNVVSSKSDFITSPDVLNIIFSVRADAFKNLPQLLPILSKSGLKFLTFDELTPADSIQNIINIVNDFYLDIIPILKKKENLKIVKTHIIFNPDSISDDPMSFYFFTDQSKFISIADSIKLEKVFVNLTPDEAKFLISNLRKKNWETRKIQRIFGTNLYKLLK; from the coding sequence GTGGAACTTTAACAAAATTTTGACCTCTAAAGAATTTCAAGGGCGTAAATCTGGAACAATAGGTGGTGAAAGGGCGAGTGAATGGATAGCAGAAAAATTTAAAGAATTCGGACTTAAACCATTTGGAGATGATGGAACATATTTTCAAAACTTTAAAATTCTTTCAACTCAAGACAAAGTAACAAAACTAACACTCTTAAATGGGAGAAAGGGGAAAACAAGATATTCACTTGGCGATGATTTTACAATTTTAACAAACAGTGGAAGTGGAAAGGTTAAAGCAAAAGTTGTCTTCGTTGGATATGGCATTTCCGCACCAGAAAAGGGACGGGATGATTACGCAAGTGTTGATGTCAAAGGCAAAATAGCCCTTCTGCTTGCTGGAACTCCAGAAGATGAAGAAGGTAAATTTGAAATTGAAGGTTCAAGAGGATACAAAATTAAAAAAGCATTTGAAAAAGGAGCATCGGCGGTTTTCTATGTTCAAGGAGATAAACCAGTAAGGGGTGGCGCTATACCAGAGGAATATTATACACCTGAACTCCCAGCATTATGGATTGGGAGAAAGATTGTTGATGATATCTTCTACAATACTGGTATAAGCTTTGATGCATTGAAAAGCGAAGTCAATTTCAAAGAAAAATCTTTTGAGATTGATAAAATTTTTGAAGTTGAAACCAAGGTGGAAAAACTGAATGGTCAAACGAGAAATGTCGTCGGGCTAATCCCCGGCAATGACGAAATTTTAAAAAATGAATACATAGTTGTCGGAGCCCATATGGATCACAATGGAATAGATGCGGAAGGTTTTATTTACCCCGGGGCTGACGATAATGCCTCTGGAACCTGCCTTGTGATGGAACTTGCAAGAAGCATGATGGCAAATAATGAAAAACCAAAACGCTCAATAATTTTTGTTTTATTTTCAGCAGAGGAACAGGGATTGCTTGGTTCAAAATACTTCGCCTCACATCTCCCAGTCCCAGAAGAAAACATCGTTGCAATGTTCAACTTTGACATGGTGGGACGCGGAAACGGAAATATAAATATCGCCGGAACTGAAAATTTCCCAGAAATGTGGAGCATAATTAAAGGATTTTTTCCAGAAAATAAACTAAAAAATCTTGGCAAATTTCGTGCGGGCGCAAACTCTGATCATTATCCATTTCAAGAGCGTGGTATACCTGCGTTCTTTTTTATCTCTGCTGGACAACATCCAGAATATCACAGAACAGACGACACAAGTGATAAAATCCAACCATTTGTTCTTGGTGAAGTTGGAAATGTAGCCTACGATGTAATCCTCGGGCTCGCAAATTACCCGCATAGTCTAAAAAAACAAAACAGATTCATTGATTATATCTACTCAAATGCTCAAACATCCCTCTATATTCAAATACGGGCTGATTCAACCACAAAAGAATGGCTTTACAACCTTCGGGAAAAAGTTAAAAACGATGGGGTTGAAGCAATCATCCTTGAAATAAACTCAAAAAATCTTGATGATATCATCAGGGTTATTTATTTTGTTGATTCGCTTGCCACAAGGGAATATAGATATTTCAATGTCGTTTCAAGTAAATCCGATTTCATAACATCACCTGATGTTTTGAATATAATTTTCTCGGTCAGAGCGGACGCCTTTAAAAATCTGCCTCAATTACTACCGATTCTTTCAAAATCAGGTTTGAAATTCCTCACTTTTGATGAACTAACCCCCGCTGATAGCATTCAAAACATTATCAACATCGTAAATGATTTCTACCTTGATATAATTCCAATTCTTAAGAAAAAAGAGAATTTAAAAATTGTAAAAACTCACATTATTTTTAACCCTGACTCAATTAGCGATGACCCGATGAGTTTTTACTTTTTCACTGACCAAAGCAAATTCATATCTATTGCAGACTCTATCAAACTTGAAAAAGTATTTGTAAATTTGACGCCAGATGAAGCCAAATTTTTAATTTCAAATCTGCGAAAGAAAAACTGGGAAACAAGGAAAATTCAACGAATTTTCGGAACAAATCTCTACAAACTTTTAAAATAA